The Psychrobacter arenosus region GGTGCGCACCTTTTCTAAGCTATGTGCGTTGGCAGGTATGCGCGTAGGGTATGCGATTGCTAGTAAAGAGATGATAGCCACGCTGGAGTCGTTTGCTTCGATGGATAATACCAACTTATCAGGCGCTGTAGCGGCGCTCGCCACTTTAAACGATGAGGCTTATTTAGAGCTAAGTTTACGCACTACCAATGAGTCGCGGCAGATGGTTGAGGCGGTATTAGAGGAATTGGGATTGCGTTATCTGCCCTCACAAACGAACTTTATTTTTCATGAAATTCAAGGCGATGTGCAGACTTATATAGATAGAATGCGCGAGCATGGCATCCTAGTAGGGCGCGTATTTCCGCCGGTTACCAGTGGGTTTAATCGCGTGACTTTAGGCACCCCTGAAGAAATGGAAAAATTTGTCGAAGTCTTAAGACTATTCCGTGAAAAGGGTTGGGTTTAGAGTATAAGCTAGGGGTTAGGCTGCTAAGTAAGATAGCAGAATCAGCTAGGCAAACAAGTCAAGCAGCCAACTTAAGCACCTAAGATAAAATGCGGCAATAATATATGCTTACTGAACACCATCATTTTTTCAACTTTAATATAAGTAGGGCTAGGGTAAAGTAAGGGCAGTTACAATAACCAATTTTATGTTTGGTAATGTTCAGTCTGTGCAGTGGTGTGCTATAAAAATACTTAAAGTGCCTATTGTGTTCAGCCTAGTAACTATAAGAATTAGCCAAACTTAACCTTTTTAAATTAATTAAATTTATAAAAGTTCTGATCTCAGGAGAAATGCCATGTTTGATATTAAGTCGTTGTTAAAAAGAGGAGTAGAAAAAGAGCTACTCGATGTGGATGATTATATTTTCATGCCTGAGCGGGTTGAGCTAGAGATTGATAATGGCAACCTCATTTGTATCTTGAACAGTGATGGCCGGGTCGATATCTTTTATACCAAACATAATGTGACCGATGTACGCTCGGCTGCGCGTAAGCATCCTTATACGGCTTTTGAGATGGAGCTGAGCCACGGGCTTTATGATGATGTGATTGAAGAATTGGTCGAAGACGTCAATAAAGTGATTCACGGTAAATCTAGATACTTCCGCGATATGGTTTTGCCAGCTACCGCTCCTTTATCGCTAACGCCGCCACTATATTCTACACCAACGACTAATACTTTTTAATGTTTTAGCTGTATGTATGCTGTGACTATAATACTAAAAAGGTGAGTTACCGATTGGGTAGCTCACCTTTTTTTGTGGATAAAGACAGTTGTCATAATATGCTGGGCTAAAGCCGCAGCCTTGTATCTTGATTGATGATAAATCTCATGAGTTCTTGGTACAATTTATCATTGAATCACGAGCATTGTGAGCGTGACCGCACCCTTAGTGCTTAGACACTGTTTCGTAGATAACGCCCAATGCTCATCCTTCATCTTCATACTCTGAATGGTATCCAAGTGCCTCGCCATCTCTAAGATGCAATGAGTGACACTGAATGAACAAGGGAAGACGACAAGATGACTCACTATGTTGGAATCGATGTTAGTAAAGCTAAACTTGATGTGGCCTGGCTTAAAGACATTGACAAGGTTAAAGTTAAAACCAAAGTCTTTGCTAATGAAGCCGCTGACTTTAATAAGTTAATCGATTGGCTCAAAGCCAATATCAACCCAAACTTAACCGATATTCACGTGACTCTAGAGGCCACTGGCATCTACCATGAGAACATCGCCTATTACCTGCATGAACAGGGCTTAAACGTTAGTATCATTAACCCTGCCTTCGTCAGAAGCTACGCCGATAGTCTTGGTAGCCGTCATAAGACGGACAAGAAAGACAGTATTTTATTGGCACGCTATGCTTATACTGCTAAACCTGACTTATGGACACCGCCGCCTGCAGAAGCCCGTCATCTCAAGTCCTTATTATCACGCTTAGATGCTCTGCAAGAGGATCTGCAACGTGAGCTGAATCGTCAGGAGAAAGCAGACGCTACTGACACCGCACCTATCGTTAAAGCGTCTATTGAGCAGATGATAAACGCTCTAAAGATTGCCATTGCTAAGCTTAATGACGACATCAACGATCATATCGATAAGCATCCAAACCTAAAGCAAGACCAGCAATTGCTTGAGAGCATCAAAGGCGTCGGTCCTGTAGTGTCAAAGCAAATGGTATCGCTGAT contains the following coding sequences:
- a CDS encoding IS110 family RNA-guided transposase is translated as MTHYVGIDVSKAKLDVAWLKDIDKVKVKTKVFANEAADFNKLIDWLKANINPNLTDIHVTLEATGIYHENIAYYLHEQGLNVSIINPAFVRSYADSLGSRHKTDKKDSILLARYAYTAKPDLWTPPPAEARHLKSLLSRLDALQEDLQRELNRQEKADATDTAPIVKASIEQMINALKIAIAKLNDDINDHIDKHPNLKQDQQLLESIKGVGPVVSKQMVSLMHNKHFTKASQVAAFLGLVPKHVESGQFKGKSRLAKNGSSDIRAKLFMAAIVSKQWNPDIKAQYDRLLARGKCKMQAICAAMRKLVHICFGVIKHQMPYQPQVTQIAT